Within Ovis aries strain OAR_USU_Benz2616 breed Rambouillet chromosome 3, ARS-UI_Ramb_v3.0, whole genome shotgun sequence, the genomic segment CAATATGTGCTACCAACATACCCTCGTAATTTGCTGAAGCCCACCCTGGAAATTATTCCTAACGGTTCTTATTTCACATTACCCTCACCCTCTACCAAATGGATAAAATCTTTTTGATATCTAAAATGCCCAATTAATAATGCCCATATCGAGGCTCAGGggagttcagtggttaaaaagtCCACCCGCCAAGcagtagatgtgggtttgatccctgatctgggaagatctcacatgctgtgaagcaactaagctcctgcactacaactattgagcctgtgctctagagctcaggagtggcaactactgagcccacatgccacaactactgaagcctgtgtgccctggagcctgcgcttggcaacaagagaagccactgcaatgagaggcatATGCACTGCAGAtagagagtagcctccgctcgtcacaactagagaaaagcccacacacagcgaaaaaagacccagcacagccaaaaataaatgaataaaaataatgccCATATCCATTCCAAGAATCAGTTTTATTACAGTCAACTTGGATCTCAGAACATGGCTCAGGATGGTGTTACCACATCCTTTCCAGATCCCTGGACAGTGATACCATAGAAATGAATATTGATTCCACAAGAGTCTTAGGCAGGCAAAGCTTTTTATTAAAGTAGACAGCTTGTACACAAGAGGGAAGGCAGGGAGAAAAATGCCAGCTCCCCAAGTAGTAGGGGGTGAGTTGCTTTTATAACAATAAGGAgagtttgtcccatgatcactgATAATTTCCAACAATtgtcaaacattaaaaaaaatattttagcattttggctgtgctgattATTCATTGAGGCACATAGGCTCTAAACAGCACAGGCTCTGTGGTTTCAGCAGCACATAGTaaccaagaatctgcctgtaatgcaggagacactggagacatggttcgatccctggggcggggggcgggggtggtggtggtggtggggggaagatcccctggaggaggaaatggcaacccactcgaatattcttgcctgaaaaatcccaaggacagaggaatgtGGGGtcatcagtccatggggtcgcaggagttaggcacaactgagcggctaagcacagcacatgcgggatcttagtcTCCTAATGAGGGGTTAAACCCaaatcccctgcattgtaaggagaattcttaaccactggcccaccaggaaagtccatcaaacttttaaaatcagtGGCAGATGGGTCCATGATGGCTGTCGGGAACAGAAAGAGCTTGTGTGAAGGAAAAGGAATGCATGACGATTTTCtgcaagaaaggacagaaacagatAAGGTTAACATATTTAGTTGAGCTTCTTGTGGCAACTAGGTATACTCGTTAGCCTAGCAAAGATAAAGTCAATCTTTTATTCCTGcaagtgtgtttttgttttgttgctttttttcaaCCCTGTCTCTGGGACTCAAGCTCCTATTTAGCTTCCAAGGGCTGTTCTGTGCAAGGCTGTTCCCTGGTCCTTTCAAAATGGCTATATTGCTGTCTTCCTGTCTCAGTGAGACTGCCCCTACTCTAAACAATAACCCTGGTAACTTAGCGTATGGAGAAttgaaagtaagtgaaagtgttagttgctcagtcgtggactgtagcccaccaggcttctctgtccatgggattctccaggcaagaatactggagtgggtagccattcctttctccaggggatcttcctgacccaggggtcaaacaaacccaggtctcccaatcacattgcaggtggattctttaccagctgaaaatctttaccatctgagccacagagagaATTGGTTGAGTTCAATTCAGAATCAGCACTGGTCTGACTCACAAAAGCCCAAGAAAGGCAAAGTGCATGTTTGCAGTGGTCATTATGACTTGACTCCTTCCAAGTAATGAGATCCAAATAGACATTAGACTCCTGCTATTTCAGGAACTAAATATTTCCTCCTCTGCTTTTATGAAGAAACTTATGAAAGGTAACAAGAAGGCAGaggtttctttgtatttctgtgagaTGTTGAGAATTCCCCCATTTTTTGGGTATTTGGCAAGAATGTAGTGCATGGGGGTGTTGTGGAGTAATTTTCCTCACTCTCCCTGACCTATGGTATTGTTGTCacactgagttttattttttgtcaaaCAGCTGCAGAGCTGGCCCTTCTAGGGTGGAAAACATAAGTCTATCAGGATTGTCTTCCTCCTGACTTCTGGAGACACTCCAACAATAACTACTGAAATTTTAAAGACTACTTTTCTGGAAGCCTTTGTCTTCAGAATACTCTGAATTGAACAAAACAGATGgatattaattaaattaactcCACATTCATCTGACATAAGAGACTTCAAATTCACTCTCTAAATCTATCCAACTTAATGTTATGGCCACTCAGGATGATCAACACAACCAATTTAAGTTACAGATAAGCTTATGGGATGAAATTATGTTGTGTAATACCATATCATCAAATAAAAATGCccaatttttaaacaataacttttcaaattattacaacaatgaaaaggaaaaatgaaagttcaAACACAAAATTACCATTTGATTGAAGTTAAAACCTAATTGAAATCCATATTGtatctttcccattttttcccccaccCAGTCCTGGTGTTGAAATGTTCAGAGGCATAGGTAAAGTCAGAGTTTTTTCAGTGGACCTGTGTTCTGCCTAGGCctgtcctcttttttcttttctttttttaaaaagacatttattttatttttcgaCTAtggtgggtcttcgttgctgcatgtgggctttctctagttgcattgcGTGGGctcctcactgcggtggcttcttttgctgtgcagcGCAGTCTCttggcgtgcaggcttcagtattaatagttgtagcacacaggctcagtagttgtggcacataaaCTTAGCGGTTCCACAGCACGtgcagtcttcctggaccagggatcagaccggTGTCCTTTCCATTGCAAGGCAGTCCtaacgactggaccaccagggaagcccgacctGTCACATTTAAACTGTTCTGCTTGCCAAGCCcctaaaagtattttgaaaagcaGTTATTATATCTAGAGGGGTAATATATTCATATTCTGTGGAACAGTTGGCTTTAAGTGTAATGAATTTCTTGCATTCAAAACAtcacaaatgtattttaaatattgatgTTACTACTAATAAAACAAAATCCTATTGGAAGTTAGATGAATGGGACTTGAAAAATGCAATCAGACAGTATCTACTTGGTTAACATTATTACTAGAATGGGAGAGAATTCAACATCAATTCTACTCCTGTTTTTCACTTTAGCAACACAAACTTTAGATAAGCCTTACTTACCTAAATAAGTAGATAGGCATAGAATGTGCTTTGTTAGGATGTCAGTCAATTTTTTGCAAATTTTCAGAGTTATTTGCCAGAAATCATACAGTGTTCTAGTACCACAAATTATTTGTGGTGGTCTGCTGAGAATTTGATTAGGTTATTTTTCAGTGTTGTTGGGTGTTAAGAATAATAAATGGAATAATTTGCAAAGTCTTGCTATTTTTCAGTCAGTAGTCATTTGCTTTCTCAATTTCTGGAAAGTACACCAAACATGTTTAAGAAGTCTTATCAAACGACTATTAattacatggcaacccactccagtactcttgcctggaaaatcccatggacagaggagcctggtaggctgcagtccatggggtcgcgaagagtcggacatgactaaagtgacttagcagcagcagttcaatACTTACAAAGCATTTTAATCAGTCCATTATTCTCAGAACAGTTAGGAAATTGAAGTATATTAAAATCAATATGCCATTTTGACAAATTCTTCTACTCATcacatttttcagtatttttgtcaACCTTGGAACTGGAGATTTGTATCTAACATGTGAAAAATGTTTGCAATGTATAATTAATAGGCAAAACCAATCCCTACTATCAAAACAGTCAGTCAAATTagacttaaaattaaaataatctgttAAGGCACATTTTGAGAAGTCTTATGAAAAGGCAATTTTTAATAATGATCAGAATATATAATTAAGATAGATTTCTAAAGGGGGCCAATATTAAAATGATATTCATGTAGtctattttattcactttataatattataaaatgaattataagCCTTTAAATGTTTCCTCATTACTTAATATGTAATAATTTGgccataattaaaaaaacacaaatagaaTAGAGCTACATataacaatatggatgaattttAGCATTGTGGAATGAGGAATTAAGCCCAAGAAGACTACATATAATACCTTTAAGAAAGTTCAAAACCCAACAAAGTTATACTAtttagatatacatatacatgggctaaaattatatatatatatatatatatatatatatatatatatatataaaagacatCAGTGGATAGTTTTACAGTTAATTGCAGATATTTTAATCTAAGGAGAGTGACAAACTGGTGCTttgaaggagaaaggggagaactATTTGTTTATAGTCTTAAGTGCTTGATACTGTGTAAAACTTAGTACTAGGTAATATTTATAAGCAATTATTACCTCTTAAGAATTCTTTAAAGTGCTTTGTGTATATTATGTGATTAACTCTCACCTTGAGTTTGgtattgttatttccattttaaggattaaaaaaatgagGTGCAAGGAGGTTATGGAATTTGCTCAAGGACAGATATAATAAATGGTAGAGACAGAATTCTAatgataaataattataattccCACAATCATCCTGAgaataattatcattattaaaatgttaaaaatttgagGCTCTGTGGCTTGCCCAAGATTATTAAGCAGAACTGGAATTCCAGACTCACTTATGTTGATCATTTGAAACTCTGAAAGAATTTGGTGCTTCTAATGTATAAAGAATAtgaacaataggaaaaaaaatattgatagtgactttttttggccaaaaaaaaaatccagaaaaatttTGCCGGCAAACCTTAGTAAATATTGAGGGCTTAATGTTGAATAATGTTTATTTACAAGTAATTCTATGGCATCAAATTATATAATTAAgggaactgaaagaaaatacatgAATTAAGAAACCTATCTTTGAAAAAGGACTACAGATCATCAGAATTTTGTATGTATAGAACATGACCCTTTAAGCTTATTAGTCTCATCTTAGACTTACCCTTTCCTTTCATGCAACGCAGAAAAGATTTGGGGATGTTGCCCAGGTACCTGGAAGCCATTCGGTTCCAGCTGCTACTTTATTTCTTCTGAAGAGAATTTCTGGGCTAAGAGTGAGCAGAATTGCGTTGGGATGGGAGCTCACTTGGTGGTGATCAACACAGAAACAGAGCAggtattttggttttctttatttttcattaaaatttttaaaaaactgaggaaAGAGAATAACAAAACTTACCACCTTAActcttttaagtgtacagtttagtaGTGCTAACTATATTCACATTATTGTATTTGTAATGTCTtattgttgttcggtcgctcagtcatgtctcactttttgcgaccccatggactgcagcatgccaggcttccctgtctttcaccatctcctggagtttgctcaaactcatgtccattgagtcagtgatgccatccaaccatctcatcctctgtcatccccttctcctccagccttcgatctttcccagcaccagagtcctTTCTTagaagagtcagctcttcgcatcaggtggccaaagtatcagagctaatgtcttatggaaaaacccaaatgaactttttgactaACTCAATAACAAGATTTAacaactttttcatcttgccaAACTGAACTCTATCCCCAGTGGACAGTGACAACCCATTTCCGCCTCCCTCCAGTCCCTGGAAACCACccttttaatttctgtatttatgAGTTTGACAATTAATACTTATAGATACCTCATACAAGTCGCATCATatagtattttgtatttttgtgactgccttatttcacttagtataatatctTCAAAATTTACCCATTTCTAGCATGTGACAGGATTTTCCTCCTTTGTAAGTCTGAATAATATCCCACTCTATGTATAAAACATGTATCACTTATCCATTCACATGTTTATGGACGTTTGGGATGCTCCATCACCTGACTCTCCTGaacaatgctgcaataaacacagATGATCTTTGAAATTTTGCTTTCAATTATCTGCATATATattcagaagtgggattgctggatcatatagcaatCTTAATTTGAATTTTCGAGGAACCACTATTCTGTTTTATATAGTGGCTATACTATTTATAGTCCCACAAAGAGTACACAaatgttccaatttctccattttattgacaacacattattttctttgtctttattccAGTAGTGGCCACCCTAATGGgtgtgaaattatattttatcgtgacttgatttccttttctttaatgatTAGCAGTATCAAGcgtcttttcatatatttgttgatCATTtgcatgccttctttggagaaatgtgtattcaagTACTCTCCCTATTCTAAAAACTGAGAtgtctgtggggttttttgttgAGCTATAGGagttttatatattctagatatcaattccttatcagatatatgatttttgaatattttcccccatttcaCAGGTTGCCTTTACACTCTGTTGATTATCTCCTTTGATGCTCATAAGTTTTAGAGTTTGATGTAGTtgttagtttattttttctttgttgccTGTGATTTTGGTGTCATAGCTAAAAAATTGCCAAATCCTATGTCATAGAACATTTCTGTTGTGTtttctttcacaatttttatagttatgggtcttatatttaggtcttccattttgaattcttttttttaatgcagtgtaAGGTAATAGACCAAATTCATTTTTTGCTACCCCTGCTCCATTTTAGCTTcattgtgtggaatatctttttccatttgttcaCTTTCAGTCTCTGTGTGTCCTTAAGACTGAAGTGAGTCTCActggagtttgtttttttaatccagttaACTACTCTATGGTCTATTGCTTCTTGTAGATAATCTCTGTAATTTTAATTATCATCTCATCTGTGGGTTACCAATCTGGGTGTATGGATCTTGACTCCTCTGTGTCTGTGACCCATCTACCAGTTACTTTGTCGTTAAGTTGTAGATGATCTTTCAACTAGCCTGCAGGTCACTCTCATTGCCAGTTGCTTTATAAATAGTTAtaatcctggtgtgctgtgaaAGGAGGGAACTCGGGGTCTTTCTACTCTCCATCTTGGCTCCTCTTGgtcaaaattaataataatttcagaAATTAATCACACACTACAGTTAAATTTTAGTTAGAACTcctttatgtttaacttttgcaAGTACTGAAATCTATTTCCTAGAGAAGTACTGCTTAGGCAAGTAGACAAACAAATTTGAGTTTTGATGACCCAAATATAATTTTACTGATAAACAATGATAAATaagatgacacacacacacttgtaaaatttattaaacatttaaagcaCAGAAACTGATCTGTACATTGAAAAAGAATTGTCTCTTGGTGAAGGGACAATAAGAATTGTCTCTTGGTGACGAATAAATCGTCTGAGATGGGCACTCACAGAACAGAGCTTTCTTCCCTCTGGGATAGTGCTGGTGTTTTTAGCCATCACTCTTGTTCAGTGTGCTGTCGTGACACTGTTCCTCACAcctgcattttcttttctccagagcTAGAGATAACCCTTACTTGATCCAACCTGGAAATTTCAGCCTGTGACTCTTTTTCTTCACATAGGATTTCATTATCCAGCAGCTGAATAAAACATTTTCGTATTTTCTGGGACTCTCAGACccacaagggaatggcaactggcAATGGATTGATCAGACTCCTTACAAGGAAAATGTCAGGTGAGTGCAGACTCAGATGAATGAATCCTAGTGTCTTGTTTAcacaaagaaaattagagaaattttGTTAGCAGCAACTATTAATGCTAATACTAACGGCTATAACTTTGAAAACAAGAGTCTAGCAATCATTAAGTTCTTACTAAGTGCGTGCATTATCTTACCTAAATTTCATAAAAACTTCTTTTGCAGAGCtcattttactgataagaaaTAGAATAAATTGCCCAAGTTCAATAAATTAGTAAGATAAGAAAGTAGTCTCAACTCTATTTAAGTCCAAAGATGGTGCTCTTAACTGTTACTTTTGCTGCTCCTAAACAATTCAGTTAAGTATTTCTCCAATTAATAAGACTTAAATGTCTGAAGCAGTATTATGTTCAAATTCTAATAGGAAAACTATATGATAATACTATTTGTTTGTGGCTTTAAAAAACCCTGAATTTAATTATACATTATTATACAACCTTGTGAGCTATTTGGGGAACTTGTGGTGATTCCTATCTTTGTAGATGAAGAATTTAATTACTTCCTTAAAGTCAAATGAGTCAGCAGCAGTACCaggtcttttaatttaaaaaataatgtcctGTCCCTTCTGTCTCACCCTACCACAGATTGTATCCCAGATTTAAGCATTCTGATACTCACTTTGTGTAGCTCCATGAGAACAGAGAGATTTAGGAATATGATAAGAGTGCATAAGCGAGAGAGGTCAGGATAAGTGCTCTGTATAGGAGAGGAAGTGAAGatcagattttaaaacattaaatcttGCCTTGTTTcataaaaacttattttccaggagAATTTTAGATTAGCAAGAGCGAAAGTATGTGTCTGCACATGtcgttttatttttaagacttttttttttgatgtggaccatttttaaagtctttattgaatttgttacaatactgcttatgttttggttttctggtctcaaggcatgtgggatcctag encodes:
- the CLEC6A gene encoding C-type lectin domain family 6 member A isoform X2; the protein is MVREGNAESCFRVRLWCIAVLGLALLSACFIVSCVEKIWGCCPGTWKPFGSSCYFISSEENFWAKSEQNCVGMGAHLVVINTETEQDFIIQQLNKTFSYFLGLSDPQGNGNWQWIDQTPYKENVRFWHQNEPNFSAEECASVVFWDGRGWGWNDVFCDSKRKSICEMKKIYL